The nucleotide window GCGATTTCAGCCCGCAGCGGGCTCACTTCACGGTGCGCAGCAGCTGCTCCACGCCCAGCCCCAGCGCCAGCACCCGGGCGTCTTGCCCGCCCGCGGCGGCCAGGGTCAGGCCCACGGGCAGCTCGCCCTGCGCGTGGCAGGGCAGGCTTAAAGCGCAGCCATCCAAAAAGTTGATCAGTGTCGGGTTGCGCAGCATCAGGCCGTTGGCGGCGAAGTAGGCCTGGTCGCTGCCCTGCAGCTCGTCGATGCGTGGCGCGACCACGGGCACGGTGGGCATCAGCAGCGCGTCGAAACCGGCGATGCGCGCTTCGACCGCCGCGATCCAGCGGCGGCGCGCTTCCACCAAGTCGATGTAATCGGCCGCGCCCATGGCTTCGCCGCCGCGCATGCGCAAGCCGACGCGGGGGTCGTAGGCGCTGCCACGCTCGGTGAGCAGCTGGCGGTGCCAGGCCCAGGCTTCGGCGCCGGCCAGCGTGCCGCGCGCGTGCAGGCGGCCCAGCTCGGCGAACTCGGGCACGGCGATGCGCGACAGGCGCGCGCCGGCCGCCTGCAGCAGCGCGCAGGCGCGCTCGAATGAGGCGGCCACCGCGTTGTCGATGCCATCCAGCACCAGCGTCTCAGGCACCGCCAGCCGCGCATCGCGCACGTCGCGCGCGGGCGGCACCGTGGGTGGCTCGCCCGCCAGCACGGCATCGACGATGGCGCAGCAGCGCACGCTGGCGGCCAGCGGGCCGATGGAGTCGAGGCTGGTGGACAGCGGCACCGTGCCGTCGATCGGCACGCGCCGCTGCGTCGGCTTGAAGCCCGTCAAGCCGCACAGCGCCGACGGAATGCGCACCGAGCCGCCGGTGTCGCTGCCGATGCCGACCGCCGCCATGCCGTCGGTCACCGACACCGCCGCGCCGCTGGACGAGCCGCCGGGGATGCGGCCGCTGGCGCGGTCCCACGGGTTCTTCGGCGTGCCGTAGTGCGGGTTCAGCCCCAGGCCCGAGAACGCGAACTCCGTCATGTTGGTGCGGCCCACGATCACCGCGCCA belongs to Ottowia testudinis and includes:
- a CDS encoding amidase; amino-acid sequence: MPAPYPTIEQLAADLAAGRTTAVQLTEAALARAQDPAGEGARTFTLIDTERARAAAQASDTLRAAGIVRSPLEGLPVSVKDLFDIGGQVTTAGSVVLKDAAPAARNAPVIDRLIAAGAVIVGRTNMTEFAFSGLGLNPHYGTPKNPWDRASGRIPGGSSSGAAVSVTDGMAAVGIGSDTGGSVRIPSALCGLTGFKPTQRRVPIDGTVPLSTSLDSIGPLAASVRCCAIVDAVLAGEPPTVPPARDVRDARLAVPETLVLDGIDNAVAASFERACALLQAAGARLSRIAVPEFAELGRLHARGTLAGAEAWAWHRQLLTERGSAYDPRVGLRMRGGEAMGAADYIDLVEARRRWIAAVEARIAGFDALLMPTVPVVAPRIDELQGSDQAYFAANGLMLRNPTLINFLDGCALSLPCHAQGELPVGLTLAAAGGQDARVLALGLGVEQLLRTVK